The sequence below is a genomic window from Thermodesulfobacteriota bacterium.
TTTTGTTTGCAATTCCTCTGCCGGCATTGTTCACAAGCCTCAATAGTGTTTCAGCATCTTGTGCCCTTTGTCTTTTGGCAGAAAAGTATTTGGCAATAAAAAAACCGTCGGTTTTGCCTAAAAAAAATCTCGGAACCACAGCCTCTTTAACATAATCAGCGGATTTGAAATCTTTCCACACAGATGCCGGTATTTTACCAAATATCTTTCCGTAGCCATTTTTTAAAGCCATATCATTAAGTGTTGCAATCAGTCCATGAGTATCGTCTGTGTTCAACTGCATTAAATAAATGCGGTCGTTGTGCAGTCCGTGCTGAATGATGGACCCTTTTATGTCTTCAATGATATCCGGCAAAATCACCTTTTTATTGTTTCGAGATGTTTTAATCTGGGTTCCTTGCGAACTTATTTGTCAGGATAGCGTATATTAGTCTAAAGATTTAAGTTTTTTCAACCGTTTGCCGATTTCATGCAGTATTTCTTCAGATCTTGAAAAGTGAAGCCTGATCAGGTGGTTCACCGGTTCATGGAAAAAGCTGGAACCGGGTACGGCGGCTACGCCGACCTCCTTGGCCATCCAGCGGCAAAATTCCCGGTCATCCTTAACACCATAGGCTGTACAGTCCACCATCACATAGTAGGCTCCCTGGGGCTTCGTGTATGAGAGTCCTGCTTCGTTCAGATATGCTAAAAATAATTTCCTTTTGTGGGTATAATCTGCCGCTAACTTCTCATAGTAACTTAAGGGCAGTTCCAGTGCACTGGCGGCGGATTCCTGCAGCGGAGCGGCGGCGCCAACTGTAAGGAAATCATGCACTTTTCGGGCACCGGCGATCACTGCTTCAGATCCGATGACATAACCGAGCCGCCAGCCGGTCATATTGTAAGTTTTTGACAGGGAACTGCATGAGATGGTCCGTTCGAACATATCCGGCAAGGCCGCCATATAGCGATGTCGGTTCGGGCGGTAAACGATATGCTCATATACTTCATCGGTGATGACAAAGACGTCATACTCCATTGATAGGTCCGCAATGAATTCAAGCTCTTCCCGGGAGAAGACTTTTCCGCAAGGGTTGGAGGGATTACACAGTATAATGGCTTTGGGATTTTGGGCAAAGGCTGTTCTGAGTTCATCCGGATCGAACACGAAATCGGGAGGATGCAAAGTCACATAGATGGGTTGAGCGCCGCTTAGGATGGTAACGGCCCCGTAATTTTCGTAATAGGGAGAAAAAATAATCACCTTGTCTCCGGGATTGCAGGCGGTCATCATGGCACTCATCATCGCTTCGGTGCTGCCGCAGGTCACCACCACATGGATCTCGGGATCCAGGTCAAGTCCCATCCAGTATTTCTGTTTTTTTACCAGCGCTTCCCGGAAGCGCGGTGCACCCCAAGTAATGGCGTACTGGTGGGGGCCA
It includes:
- a CDS encoding aminotransferase class I/II-fold pyridoxal phosphate-dependent enzyme — encoded protein: MPKTADRLTFFTESVIREMTRVSNQYGAINLSQGFPDADPPAEVLTAGKLAMTDGPHQYAITWGAPRFREALVKKQKYWMGLDLDPEIHVVVTCGSTEAMMSAMMTACNPGDKVIIFSPYYENYGAVTILSGAQPIYVTLHPPDFVFDPDELRTAFAQNPKAIILCNPSNPCGKVFSREELEFIADLSMEYDVFVITDEVYEHIVYRPNRHRYMAALPDMFERTISCSSLSKTYNMTGWRLGYVIGSEAVIAGARKVHDFLTVGAAAPLQESAASALELPLSYYEKLAADYTHKRKLFLAYLNEAGLSYTKPQGAYYVMVDCTAYGVKDDREFCRWMAKEVGVAAVPGSSFFHEPVNHLIRLHFSRSEEILHEIGKRLKKLKSLD